One window of Corynebacterium accolens genomic DNA carries:
- the nrdR gene encoding transcriptional regulator NrdR, translating to MYCPFCHNEQSRVIDSRVVDAGASIRRRRECASCKGRFTTVEKAVLLVVKRNGLAEPFSRDKLIRGVRRACQGRDVSDDALKKLAQEVEETVRGHGSSQVNANEIGLAILEPLRDLDEVAYLRFASVYKSFESADDFESEIRLMRRRDRGDL from the coding sequence GTGTACTGCCCGTTTTGCCATAACGAACAATCCCGCGTTATTGACTCGCGCGTGGTTGATGCCGGCGCATCGATACGGCGCCGGCGGGAGTGTGCTTCCTGTAAGGGACGCTTCACCACTGTGGAAAAGGCCGTACTGCTGGTTGTTAAGAGAAATGGCCTCGCTGAGCCATTTAGCCGGGATAAACTCATTCGGGGGGTTAGGCGCGCATGCCAGGGTCGCGACGTTAGCGATGATGCCTTAAAAAAGTTGGCCCAAGAGGTTGAGGAAACGGTGCGGGGGCACGGGTCCTCGCAGGTAAACGCCAACGAAATCGGGCTAGCGATCCTTGAGCCGCTGCGTGACCTAGACGAGGTTGCATATCTGCGCTTTGCCTCGGTGTATAAATCATTCGAGAGCGCGGATGACTTTGAATCGGAGATTCGTTTGATGCGGCGCCGCGATCGCGGGGACCTTTAA
- the lexA gene encoding transcriptional repressor LexA — protein sequence MGRKKASTAKNDYASLSERQRRILNVISDAVMLRGYPPSIREIGDAAGLQSTSSVAYQLKQLEEKGFLRRDPNKPRAVDVRHLNTDDAEKKPGRKAKDVPDTSARGPEESAAVAYIPVVGRIAAGAPITAEENIDTYFPMPDEVVGGGELYMLQVVGDSMQDAGILNGDWVIIRSQSVAEEGEFVAALLDGSEATVKEFHRDSSGVWLLPHNDAYPPINGDDAEIMGKVVSVFRKL from the coding sequence ATGGGCCGCAAGAAAGCAAGCACCGCAAAGAACGATTACGCCTCCCTTTCCGAAAGGCAACGCCGCATCCTTAACGTCATCAGCGATGCAGTGATGCTCCGCGGTTACCCGCCCAGCATCCGCGAAATTGGTGACGCCGCCGGCCTGCAATCCACCTCGTCCGTGGCCTATCAGCTCAAGCAACTGGAGGAAAAGGGCTTCTTGCGCCGCGATCCCAATAAACCCCGCGCGGTCGACGTACGCCACCTCAACACTGACGACGCCGAAAAGAAGCCGGGCCGCAAGGCTAAGGACGTCCCCGATACCTCTGCCCGCGGCCCTGAAGAGTCTGCCGCCGTAGCTTATATTCCCGTCGTTGGCCGCATCGCCGCCGGTGCACCAATCACTGCAGAGGAAAATATCGACACGTATTTCCCCATGCCAGACGAGGTCGTCGGCGGAGGAGAGCTTTATATGCTGCAGGTCGTGGGCGATTCCATGCAGGATGCCGGCATCCTCAACGGCGACTGGGTCATCATCCGGTCGCAATCGGTGGCTGAGGAAGGCGAGTTTGTCGCCGCGCTTCTCGATGGCTCCGAGGCCACCGTCAAGGAATTCCACCGCGATTCCTCTGGCGTATGGCTCCTTCCGCACAACGATGCCTATCCGCCCATCAACGGCGATGATGCGGAAATTATGGGCAAGGTAGTATCCGTCTTCCGCAAACTCTAG
- a CDS encoding DeoR/GlpR family DNA-binding transcription regulator: MYAEERRRQIASQTAVEGRVNVTDLSERFEVTAETIRRDLAVLDREGVVHRVHGGAVASQAFQTAELTLDTRQRSASGAKAAIAHAALDFLPPGGGSIFLDAGTTINTFAELISQQYPQAQFNIVSNSLPIALSLANSGVPDVQLLGGTVRAITQAVVGDTALRTMALMRADVAFIGTNALTLDHGLSTADSQEAAIKSAFVTNAHKVVVMCDSSKLGNDYLVSFASIADIDVVITDSGAPESFVDALREREIDVVLASE; this comes from the coding sequence GTGTACGCAGAGGAGCGACGCCGCCAGATCGCGTCCCAAACTGCAGTTGAGGGTCGCGTTAACGTAACCGATTTATCAGAGCGTTTCGAGGTGACTGCTGAAACCATTCGGCGCGACCTAGCCGTACTGGATCGTGAGGGCGTTGTCCACCGCGTTCACGGCGGCGCCGTGGCTTCGCAAGCCTTCCAGACCGCGGAGCTCACCCTCGATACCCGCCAGCGTTCCGCATCTGGGGCCAAGGCCGCCATCGCGCACGCCGCGCTCGACTTCCTTCCCCCTGGCGGCGGCAGCATATTCCTGGACGCCGGCACCACGATTAATACCTTTGCCGAGCTCATTAGCCAACAATACCCGCAGGCGCAGTTCAATATCGTCTCCAATAGCCTGCCCATCGCACTGTCGCTAGCCAATAGCGGCGTTCCCGATGTCCAGCTCCTCGGCGGGACCGTACGCGCTATCACCCAGGCCGTCGTCGGCGATACCGCCCTGCGCACCATGGCGCTCATGCGCGCCGATGTCGCCTTCATCGGTACCAATGCGTTGACCCTCGATCACGGCTTGTCGACAGCCGATTCCCAAGAAGCAGCCATCAAATCCGCCTTCGTCACGAATGCCCACAAGGTCGTGGTCATGTGTGATTCCAGCAAATTGGGCAACGACTACCTGGTGAGCTTCGCCTCCATTGCAGATATCGATGTCGTCATCACCGATTCCGGCGCGCCGGAATCCTTCGTCGATGCCCTGCGCGAGCGAGAGATCGATGTCGTGCTCGCCAGCGAATAG
- the ptsP gene encoding phosphoenolpyruvate--protein phosphotransferase has product MENTLQSTVKGTGVVAGVAYAEAVWVRPRPDLPTEGSIDQEASSEAEYDRFLEAVDVVASRLENRAAAAEGQASEVLTATAGMVKDRGWHKAVRKNIRSGKNAEFATVGATDKFVTMFEAAGGVMAERTTDLKDVRDRVIAQLRGEQEPGLPMVEGQAVLFADDLAPADTATLDTAHIRALVTELGGPTSHTAIIARQLDIPCIVAVGNKLREIESGTLVFVDGALGTVTLGADEEESTKAVAEYRERAARVAEWTGPAQTKDGHRVQLLANVADGNAARIASDSQAEGIGLYRTELSFLSASEEPSVDEQAKIYRKVFNAYPDSKVVVRTLDAGSDKPISYATLSSEENPALGVRGLRIARDNESLLTRQLDAIAQAAESRGDDAETWVMAPMVATSKEAQWFAELCRERGLTAGAMIEVPAAALMADKIMPHLDFVSIGTNDLTQYTMAADRLSPQLAYLTDPWQPAVLRLIQHTCIAGHEYNVPVGVCGEAAADPLLACVLTGLGVNSLSAASTAVAGVGAQLAELTFDQCQQLADAALNSEGPSAARAAAMEQIEKFN; this is encoded by the coding sequence ATGGAAAATACGCTTCAGTCCACTGTTAAAGGAACCGGCGTTGTCGCTGGAGTTGCCTATGCAGAAGCCGTATGGGTGCGCCCCCGCCCGGACCTGCCCACTGAAGGAAGTATTGACCAAGAGGCCAGCAGCGAAGCCGAATACGATCGCTTCCTCGAGGCAGTCGATGTCGTCGCCAGCCGCTTGGAAAACCGCGCCGCAGCCGCCGAGGGCCAAGCCTCGGAAGTGCTGACCGCAACCGCCGGCATGGTCAAGGACCGCGGGTGGCACAAGGCCGTGCGCAAGAATATTCGCTCGGGCAAGAATGCCGAGTTCGCCACGGTGGGAGCCACGGATAAGTTCGTCACCATGTTTGAGGCGGCCGGCGGCGTCATGGCCGAGCGCACCACCGATCTGAAGGACGTGCGCGACCGCGTCATCGCCCAGCTGCGCGGCGAGCAGGAGCCTGGTTTGCCCATGGTGGAGGGCCAAGCGGTGCTTTTTGCCGATGACCTCGCGCCCGCCGATACCGCCACCCTGGATACCGCGCATATTCGCGCGCTCGTTACCGAGCTGGGCGGGCCCACCAGCCACACCGCGATCATCGCCCGCCAGCTCGATATTCCGTGCATCGTCGCCGTGGGAAATAAGCTGCGGGAGATTGAAAGCGGCACGCTGGTCTTCGTCGACGGTGCGCTTGGAACCGTGACGCTGGGTGCGGACGAGGAAGAATCCACCAAGGCGGTCGCGGAATACCGCGAGCGCGCCGCCCGCGTGGCCGAATGGACTGGGCCGGCGCAAACCAAGGATGGCCACCGCGTGCAGCTGTTGGCTAACGTGGCCGATGGCAACGCCGCCCGCATCGCTTCCGACTCGCAGGCAGAGGGCATTGGCCTCTACCGCACGGAGTTGTCGTTCCTGTCCGCGAGCGAGGAGCCTTCCGTTGACGAGCAGGCAAAGATTTACAGAAAGGTCTTCAACGCCTACCCCGATTCCAAGGTCGTGGTGCGCACCTTGGATGCTGGCTCCGATAAGCCGATTTCTTATGCCACGCTGTCCTCTGAGGAGAACCCGGCATTGGGTGTGCGCGGCCTGCGCATTGCCCGCGATAATGAGTCCCTGTTGACGCGCCAGTTGGACGCCATCGCCCAGGCCGCGGAGTCCCGCGGCGACGATGCCGAAACCTGGGTCATGGCACCGATGGTGGCGACGTCGAAGGAAGCCCAGTGGTTTGCGGAGCTGTGCCGGGAGCGCGGCCTGACCGCGGGCGCGATGATTGAGGTGCCCGCAGCAGCGCTGATGGCAGATAAGATCATGCCGCATCTGGACTTCGTATCCATCGGCACCAATGACCTCACCCAGTACACGATGGCCGCTGACCGCCTGTCACCGCAGCTTGCGTACCTCACCGACCCCTGGCAGCCGGCCGTGCTGCGGCTTATCCAGCACACCTGCATTGCGGGGCACGAATACAACGTACCGGTTGGCGTGTGCGGCGAGGCCGCGGCCGATCCGCTATTGGCCTGCGTATTGACCGGCCTAGGCGTCAACTCCTTGTCTGCTGCATCGACCGCAGTCGCCGGCGTTGGTGCCCAATTGGCCGAGCTGACCTTTGACCAGTGCCAACAGCTTGCCGATGCCGCCCTCAACTCCGAAGGCCCATCCGCCGCCCGCGCCGCAGCGATGGAGCAGATAGAAAAGTTCAACTAA
- a CDS encoding 1-phosphofructokinase family hexose kinase → MILTLTPNPSIDATLALNQQLTSGDVHRAASVTQVAGGKGVNVAHAVHLAGKETLALFPSRAADPFMNLIQEVHLPYAHVDMDGGVRVNTTITEPDGTTTKVNGPGPLLSDATQNHLISTLTHHAQSADWVALAGSLPKGVDAGWYTELIKEIRTAAPQARIAVDTSDAPMKAIAKQLATAAPDLIKPNGFELGQLTGQDGLALERAAAAGDYSPVVEAARDVVGRGIKEVLVTLGGAGAVLVNAEGAWAATPPPATVKSTVGAGDAALAGYLLGRTQGHGPADSLALSVAYGTAAAAKPGTQFPRPEELDTAHTSISAL, encoded by the coding sequence ATGATCCTCACGCTCACCCCAAACCCAAGCATTGACGCCACCCTGGCGCTCAATCAGCAACTGACCTCAGGCGATGTCCACCGCGCCGCCAGTGTTACCCAGGTCGCCGGCGGCAAAGGCGTCAACGTCGCCCACGCCGTGCACCTCGCCGGGAAAGAAACCCTGGCCCTCTTCCCCTCCCGCGCGGCCGATCCGTTCATGAACCTCATCCAGGAGGTCCACCTCCCCTACGCCCACGTGGACATGGACGGTGGCGTCCGCGTCAATACCACCATCACCGAACCAGATGGCACGACCACCAAGGTCAACGGCCCTGGCCCGCTGCTTTCCGATGCCACCCAAAACCACCTCATTTCCACCCTTACTCACCACGCCCAATCCGCCGATTGGGTAGCCCTTGCCGGATCGCTGCCCAAGGGCGTTGATGCTGGCTGGTATACCGAGCTCATCAAGGAGATCCGCACTGCCGCCCCGCAGGCGCGCATCGCCGTGGACACCTCTGATGCTCCGATGAAGGCCATCGCCAAGCAGCTCGCTACCGCCGCCCCGGATCTCATCAAACCCAACGGTTTCGAACTGGGGCAGCTGACCGGCCAGGACGGCCTCGCCCTCGAGCGCGCCGCTGCGGCCGGGGATTATAGCCCGGTCGTGGAGGCTGCAAGGGATGTCGTGGGTCGCGGCATCAAGGAAGTCCTTGTCACCCTCGGCGGCGCCGGTGCCGTGCTGGTAAACGCAGAAGGCGCATGGGCTGCCACCCCGCCTCCCGCCACGGTGAAATCCACGGTTGGCGCAGGTGATGCCGCATTGGCCGGATACCTCCTGGGGCGCACGCAGGGGCACGGACCAGCAGATTCCCTCGCACTCTCGGTGGCTTATGGCACCGCTGCGGCCGCAAAGCCCGGCACCCAATTCCCCCGCCCCGAAGAACTCGATACCGCCCATACCTCCATCTCTGCTCTATAG
- a CDS encoding PTS fructose transporter subunit IIABC, with product MASDLITTELVALDADFGDSVDSVITNLATLVHDTGRATEVAGLAQPAIDREAKAGTGVPGGVAIPHCRSEAATEPTLAFARLTRGVDFSGPDGDAQLVFLIAAPAGGGKAHLQILSKLARALVRKDFLEALRTASTKEEIVKEILAVVNAEKPKKKKQDTAEAAAGAAEGASASAGASAQATRIVAITACPTGIAHTYMAADALTQTAGERDDVDLTVETQGSSNNESVSQSTIDAADAVIFATDVGVRDRERFAGKPVIESGVKRAINEPGKMLDEAIAAAKNPNARKVSGTASSSSAEEEGKSLGWGKRIQQAIMTGVSYMVPFVAAGGLLLALGFLFGGADMANGWQALSTDYSLSNLPGNEITVDGETMSFENSGFGLYIGAVLFAIGQAAMGFIVAALSGYIAYALAGRPGIAPGFVGGAIAVTLDAGFIGGLVTGLLAGFIALWIGNWKVPRWLGSLMPVVIIPLLTSLVVGLAMYLLLGAPLAALMEGLQDWLSSMSGSSAIVLGIILGLMMCVDLGGPVNKAAYLFATAGLSTGDAASMQIMAAVMAAGMVPPIALSLATFIRKSLFTPAEQENGRSAWLLGLSFVSEGAIPFAAADPFRVIPSMMAGGAMTGAISMALSVESRAPHGGIFVAFAIDPFWAYLVAIFAGVAVSTVAVLAMKQFWPNKTVQEAAQKAAPGSKTASQNVAA from the coding sequence ATGGCATCCGATCTCATCACCACAGAACTTGTCGCGCTTGACGCCGACTTTGGCGATAGCGTCGACTCCGTTATCACCAACCTTGCCACCTTGGTGCACGATACCGGGCGCGCGACCGAGGTCGCAGGCCTCGCCCAGCCCGCCATCGACCGCGAAGCCAAGGCCGGCACCGGCGTGCCAGGCGGCGTGGCCATCCCCCACTGCCGTTCCGAGGCCGCCACCGAACCGACCCTAGCTTTCGCCCGCCTTACCCGCGGCGTAGATTTTTCCGGCCCAGACGGCGACGCCCAGTTGGTCTTCCTCATCGCCGCACCCGCCGGCGGTGGCAAAGCCCACCTGCAGATTCTTTCCAAGCTTGCCCGCGCCCTCGTGCGCAAGGACTTTTTAGAGGCCCTGCGCACCGCGTCGACGAAGGAAGAAATTGTCAAGGAAATCCTCGCTGTCGTCAACGCGGAAAAGCCGAAGAAGAAAAAGCAGGACACCGCGGAGGCTGCAGCTGGGGCTGCGGAAGGGGCATCGGCAAGCGCAGGTGCTTCGGCACAAGCTACCCGCATCGTTGCCATCACCGCCTGCCCAACCGGCATCGCACACACCTACATGGCTGCCGATGCCCTCACCCAAACCGCCGGCGAGCGCGACGACGTCGATCTCACCGTCGAAACCCAGGGCTCGTCCAATAATGAATCGGTCTCGCAGTCCACCATCGACGCTGCCGATGCGGTCATCTTCGCCACGGACGTCGGAGTGCGCGACCGCGAGCGCTTCGCGGGCAAACCCGTCATCGAATCCGGCGTCAAGCGCGCCATCAACGAACCCGGCAAGATGCTCGATGAAGCCATCGCGGCGGCGAAGAACCCGAATGCCCGAAAGGTCTCTGGCACCGCCTCTTCCTCCTCCGCCGAAGAGGAAGGAAAATCGCTGGGTTGGGGCAAGCGCATCCAGCAGGCGATTATGACCGGCGTGTCCTACATGGTGCCGTTCGTTGCCGCCGGTGGCCTTCTCTTGGCCCTCGGATTCCTCTTCGGCGGCGCCGATATGGCCAATGGCTGGCAGGCGCTTTCCACGGATTATTCCCTGTCCAACCTGCCGGGCAATGAGATTACCGTCGACGGCGAGACCATGTCGTTCGAGAACTCCGGGTTCGGGCTCTATATAGGCGCAGTGCTCTTTGCCATTGGCCAGGCTGCAATGGGCTTTATTGTTGCCGCGTTATCTGGCTACATCGCTTACGCCCTGGCCGGGCGCCCTGGTATTGCGCCGGGCTTTGTCGGCGGTGCTATCGCCGTGACCCTCGACGCGGGCTTTATCGGTGGCCTGGTGACCGGTTTGTTGGCCGGCTTTATCGCCCTGTGGATTGGCAATTGGAAGGTCCCGCGCTGGCTCGGCTCCCTCATGCCGGTGGTCATCATTCCACTTTTGACCTCCCTGGTCGTTGGCTTGGCGATGTACCTGTTGCTGGGCGCCCCACTGGCCGCGCTGATGGAGGGCCTGCAAGACTGGCTGTCTTCCATGTCTGGCTCTTCTGCCATAGTGCTCGGCATCATCTTGGGCCTGATGATGTGCGTCGACCTGGGCGGCCCGGTCAACAAGGCCGCATACCTCTTTGCCACCGCAGGCTTGTCCACTGGCGACGCAGCCTCCATGCAAATCATGGCCGCTGTCATGGCCGCCGGCATGGTTCCGCCCATCGCGCTGTCCTTGGCAACCTTCATCCGCAAGTCGCTATTTACCCCTGCCGAGCAGGAAAACGGTAGGTCCGCCTGGTTGCTCGGCTTGTCCTTCGTCTCCGAAGGCGCCATCCCCTTCGCCGCGGCCGATCCGTTCCGCGTCATCCCTTCCATGATGGCTGGTGGCGCCATGACGGGTGCTATTTCCATGGCACTGTCGGTCGAGTCGCGCGCCCCGCACGGTGGTATCTTCGTTGCCTTTGCTATCGACCCGTTCTGGGCCTACCTGGTAGCCATCTTTGCCGGCGTGGCGGTATCTACCGTCGCGGTCTTGGCCATGAAGCAATTCTGGCCTAATAAGACCGTCCAGGAAGCTGCCCAAAAGGCCGCTCCAGGGTCCAAAACCGCTTCCCAGAACGTGGCGGCATAA
- a CDS encoding HPr family phosphocarrier protein — protein MASKTVKVGSSVGLHARPASIIADAAGEYDEDIFLSLVGEEDDDNETDAASSLMIMALGAEQGDEVTVTSDNEEAVEKIAGLIEQDLDAS, from the coding sequence ATGGCTTCCAAGACTGTAAAGGTTGGCTCCTCTGTAGGACTGCACGCACGTCCTGCCTCCATCATCGCTGACGCCGCTGGCGAATACGATGAGGACATCTTCCTGAGCCTCGTTGGTGAAGAAGATGACGATAACGAAACCGACGCCGCTTCTTCCCTGATGATCATGGCCCTCGGTGCCGAGCAGGGCGACGAGGTCACCGTTACCTCTGATAACGAAGAAGCCGTTGAGAAGATCGCCGGCCTCATCGAGCAGGATCTCGACGCTTCCTAA
- a CDS encoding HNH endonuclease signature motif containing protein: MNALDRYLTALGQGMDIIAAAQGLSERDLVQRGASDVAAREVVHLCDVYFGRCAFSAKQRTARSTTHPLDVLSLIEKFALRARTQRDAWAVRSELCQFRGSATALRKRARALLRELQPPRTPKKGVRITRRPRGPWSLTITGESADVADMHSALDNERPLESVKSIFFGGKSGARTTATTQVVITLDELDRIVDGDGEEITLQLTNGSRISGADLASRVLSDHGYITLVHPVEGPVNLYRTSRFANAKQRLMAAAVNPVCPWEKCNYPADECQIHHLDSWQHGGNTNAANLATCCPYHNGVNDDDPQAPPRRGRLARIQGKVRWLPPWATNPGSPNENDRPPS, from the coding sequence ATGAACGCACTCGACCGTTATTTAACCGCGCTGGGCCAAGGGATGGACATCATCGCCGCCGCCCAGGGCTTAAGCGAGCGCGATTTGGTGCAGCGCGGCGCCAGCGACGTCGCCGCGCGCGAGGTGGTGCACCTTTGCGATGTCTACTTTGGCCGCTGTGCCTTTAGCGCCAAGCAACGCACGGCCCGCTCGACGACGCACCCGCTCGACGTACTCAGCCTCATCGAAAAGTTCGCGCTGCGCGCTCGCACCCAGCGCGATGCCTGGGCCGTACGCTCCGAGTTATGCCAGTTCCGCGGAAGCGCCACTGCCTTGCGCAAGCGGGCGCGCGCCCTCTTGCGGGAGCTGCAACCGCCCCGCACTCCCAAGAAAGGCGTGCGGATCACCCGCCGGCCGCGCGGACCGTGGTCGTTGACCATCACCGGGGAATCCGCCGACGTCGCAGATATGCACTCTGCCCTCGATAACGAGCGCCCATTGGAATCGGTCAAGTCCATCTTCTTCGGCGGGAAGTCGGGGGCGCGCACCACTGCGACCACGCAGGTGGTCATCACCTTGGACGAGCTCGACCGCATCGTCGATGGCGATGGCGAGGAAATAACCCTGCAGCTCACCAACGGCTCGCGCATCAGCGGTGCCGACCTCGCGAGCCGGGTTTTAAGCGATCACGGATACATCACGCTTGTGCATCCCGTTGAGGGTCCGGTCAATTTGTACCGCACGTCCCGGTTTGCCAATGCGAAGCAGCGCTTGATGGCGGCCGCCGTCAATCCTGTATGCCCCTGGGAAAAGTGCAATTATCCTGCCGATGAGTGCCAGATCCACCACCTAGACAGCTGGCAGCACGGTGGCAATACCAATGCCGCTAACCTCGCGACCTGCTGCCCGTACCATAACGGCGTCAACGATGATGACCCGCAGGCCCCGCCGCGGCGCGGGCGATTGGCCCGAATACAAGGAAAGGTCCGCTGGCTTCCGCCGTGGGCCACGAACCCCGGCAGCCCGAACGAAAACGACCGGCCGCCATCCTAA
- a CDS encoding uracil-xanthine permease family protein, which translates to MSILGWTVHGDGKKIAPGAVVAPEERLSWGRTIGIGMQHVVAMFGATLLVPTLTGFPVNTTLLFSGIGTILFLLITRNRLPSYLGSSFAFIAPLTASQQYGIAAQAGSILVTGLVLVAVGFVVKAAGRRVLDAVMPPAVTGAIVALIGLNLAPNAAENFASQPLVAGITLLVILLATVAGRGMVSRLSILIGVVVGWVFAALTGNLGEDAKAAIDAAPWVGLPEFHAPEFHLSAIAVALPVLVVLIAENVGHVKAVSEMTNRDLDDLAGDALIADGLASSLAGGFGGSGTTTYAENIGVMAATRVYSTAAYWVAALTAILLAFVPKFGALIFTIPTGVLGGATLVLYGLIGMLGVRIWMDNEVNFNNPVNLTAAAVALIAGIGNLTLTVGGVSLEGIAWGSVGIIVAYPIMRRLYETVGEGHDAKY; encoded by the coding sequence GTGAGCATACTAGGTTGGACCGTCCACGGCGACGGTAAGAAGATTGCACCAGGCGCCGTGGTCGCGCCCGAGGAACGACTAAGTTGGGGCCGAACCATTGGCATCGGCATGCAGCACGTGGTGGCGATGTTCGGTGCTACGCTGCTGGTGCCCACCCTGACCGGCTTTCCGGTCAATACCACGCTGCTATTTTCCGGCATCGGCACCATCCTCTTCCTGCTGATTACGCGCAATCGCCTGCCGTCCTACCTGGGGTCGTCGTTCGCCTTCATCGCCCCGCTGACCGCCTCGCAGCAATACGGGATTGCGGCGCAGGCCGGATCCATTCTGGTGACCGGTTTGGTGCTGGTGGCGGTCGGATTCGTGGTCAAGGCTGCCGGCAGGCGGGTGCTCGATGCGGTGATGCCGCCGGCGGTTACCGGCGCCATCGTCGCGCTCATCGGGCTTAATTTGGCGCCGAATGCGGCCGAGAACTTCGCCAGCCAGCCCTTGGTCGCAGGCATCACGCTGCTGGTTATTCTCCTAGCCACGGTTGCCGGGCGCGGCATGGTTTCGCGCCTGTCCATCCTCATCGGCGTGGTCGTCGGCTGGGTTTTCGCCGCCCTGACCGGCAATTTGGGCGAGGATGCCAAGGCCGCCATCGATGCCGCACCGTGGGTAGGCCTGCCCGAATTCCACGCCCCAGAGTTCCATCTTTCCGCGATCGCCGTGGCCTTGCCGGTGCTCGTGGTGCTGATTGCGGAAAACGTCGGCCACGTCAAAGCCGTCTCCGAGATGACCAACCGCGACTTGGACGACCTCGCCGGCGATGCCCTGATTGCCGATGGCCTCGCCTCTTCCCTCGCCGGTGGCTTCGGCGGCTCCGGTACCACGACCTACGCTGAGAATATCGGCGTTATGGCCGCCACGCGCGTCTATTCCACCGCCGCGTATTGGGTTGCGGCCCTAACCGCCATCCTATTGGCCTTCGTCCCGAAGTTCGGCGCGCTGATTTTCACCATCCCCACCGGCGTGCTCGGCGGGGCCACCCTCGTGCTCTATGGTCTTATCGGCATGCTGGGCGTGCGCATCTGGATGGATAATGAGGTCAACTTCAATAACCCGGTGAACCTGACGGCGGCTGCGGTGGCTTTGATCGCGGGCATCGGCAACCTGACCCTGACCGTGGGTGGGGTGAGCCTGGAGGGCATCGCCTGGGGCTCTGTCGGCATCATCGTTGCCTATCCCATCATGCGGCGCCTGTACGAAACCGTGGGCGAAGGCCACGATGCTAAATACTAA